One Rhizobium leguminosarum genomic region harbors:
- a CDS encoding condensation domain-containing protein, with protein sequence MRTLFARPVLADLAASLGSHHEVAVPANLITEHSTAITPQMLPLIELAQPEIDRIVATVPGGVGNIQDIYGLSPLQDGILFHHLLASRGDPYLLVSQMAFADRGLLERYLGAVQQVVDRHDILRTAFVWEGLSSPAQVVWRRAPLQ encoded by the coding sequence GTGCGCACCCTGTTTGCCAGGCCGGTGCTGGCCGATCTGGCCGCAAGCCTTGGCAGCCATCACGAGGTGGCGGTGCCGGCCAACCTGATCACCGAGCACAGCACGGCGATTACGCCGCAGATGCTGCCGCTCATCGAGCTGGCCCAGCCGGAGATCGACCGGATCGTCGCCACGGTTCCCGGCGGCGTCGGCAACATCCAGGACATTTATGGCCTGTCGCCGCTGCAGGACGGCATCCTGTTCCATCATCTGCTGGCCAGCCGGGGCGATCCCTATCTGCTGGTCTCGCAGATGGCCTTTGCCGACCGTGGCCTGTTGGAGCGCTATCTTGGCGCGGTTCAGCAGGTGGTGGATCGGCACGACATCCTGCGCACGGCCTTTGTCTGGGAGGGGCTGTCGAGCCCGGCCCAGGTGGTGTGGCGGCGTGCGCCGCTACAGTGA